The Flavobacterium sp. M31R6 nucleotide sequence ATTGCTTTTCGTTTACTAAGCGTATTGTAAAAAGGGTCTCAATTGTTAAAAAGACAATAAACAATATAAGAAAATTTATTCTTTCTGTAGGATCACTCGGTTTTGGAACTTGCAATAATGGCCTCAAAATCAAATAACAAAAAACCATCTTTATGCTGGTGGCCAAAAGGAAAGACATCCCGACATTGTCAAAACT carries:
- a CDS encoding DUF6168 family protein; amino-acid sequence: MNFKKALPFLTLGGIAFLLYVIHKMIFYGLNVNQKAFHYSLGTLYLFFTVLSMIIFKVLLTIKKRSFDNVGMSFLLATSIKMVFCYLILRPLLQVPKPSDPTERINFLILFIVFLTIETLFTIRLVNEKQ